Genomic DNA from Klebsiella variicola:
CACATCACCGCTAACTTACTGTGTGCAGGGAAATAATACCTACAGCCCTCGTATTATCGATACAATCGGAGTACTCCTGTTGAGGTATATAACGAAGCGGCGCGGCGAGGCTTCGTCAGCATGAAATTCAGAACTTTTCTAAAGATAACCAATAAAAAAAGCCGCTGGGGGAGCGGCTATCAAATAAAAAAATGGAGCGAATATCATGCCTGATTAAGGCTAGCCTTCTTCATCCGAATATGCAAATAACCCAACAAACCAAACGTGAAATAAGCGAAGCGTAAAATACACCCAACAACTGAAATATCACGCAGTTCCATTACTTGTACTCTACGCTTTATTTTTACGGTGGTTTATCGGTGGCCATCGCGTCAGGTCAATATGCCTTTGCACCTGATGCGGCCAGCCGTTCTCTCCAGGAGAATATGCAATGAAAGCACTCACTTATCATGGTCCCCATCATGTCAGCGTCGACACCATGCCCGACCCGGCCCTTGAAGCGCCGGACGATATTATACTGCGCGTCACCGCGACGGCGATTTGCGGTTCCGATCTTCATCTTTACCGCGGAAAGATCCCCGGCACGCACCACGGCGATATTTTCGGCCATGAATTTATGGGGGAAGTGGTGGAAGCGGGTTCCGAGGTCACCGCGGTCCGCAAAGGCGACCGGGTGGTTATCCCGTTTGTGATCGCCTGCGGAGACTGCTTCTTTTGTCGCCTGCAGCAGTATGCCGCCTGCGAAAGCACCAATAGCGGCCAGGGGGCGACACTCAACCGAAAAGGCATTTCGCCACCGGCGGCCCTGTTTGGCTATAGCGATTTGTACGGCGGCATCCCGGGCGGCCAGGCAGAATATGTACGGGTCCCCAAAGCCAATACCGGTCCATTTAAAGTGCCTGACACCTTACCCGATGAAAAGGTGCTGTTTCTGTCAGATATTCTGCCCACCGCCTGGCAGGCTGTAAAAAACGCCGAGGTCAAACCCGGCAGCAGCGTGGCTATTTTTGGCGCCGGCCCGGTAGGCCTGCTGTGCGCCTCCTGCGCCAGGCTCAATGGCGCAGAGCAGATATTTATCATCGATCATAACGATTACCGACTCGATTTCGCGCAGCAACGCTATGGCGCGATCCCGATAAACTTCGACACCCATGACGACCCGGCGCAGTGGATTATCGATAACACGCCGGGACATCGCGGCGTCGACGCGGTGATTGACGCTGTGGGCTTCGAGGCGAAAGGCAGCCTCACGGAAACCGTCCTCAGCAACCTGAAAATCGAGGGCAGCAGCGGAAAAGCCCTGCGTCAGTGCATCGCCGCCGTGCGTCGCGGCGGTATCGTCAGCGTGCCCGGGGTTTACGCCGGTTTCATTCATGGGTTTATGTTTGGTGATGCCTTTGATAAGGGACTGACCTTCAGGATGGGGCAAACCCACGTCCATGCCTGGCTGCCGGACCTGCTGGCGCTGATTGAGCAAGGGCTGCTCACCCCGGAGGAGATCGTCACTCACCATATGCCGCTGGAGGAGGCCGCGCGCGGCTATCAGATCTTTGAGAAACGCGAAGAGGCATGCCGCAAAGTCATCCTTGTGCCGGGGATGCAACCCGGGAAGGCAACGCTTTGAGGCGGAAGTTAATCCGCCCTCCTCGGCAGCCAGTCCGGGCCGTGATATAAAAACAGCATGCGTTGACCCGCCGTCTCTGATACAGCCGTTAACCACAGGAGAAGTTAATGCTCGAGTTACGCCCGAATTGCGAATGCTGTGATAAAGATCTGCCGCCAGACTCACCCGAGGCGTTTATCTGCTCGTTCGAGTGTACTTTTTGCCGGGACTGCATGACGGCGCGGCTGCACGGTCGTTGCCCAAACTGCGGCGGCGAACTGGTGCGGCGCCCTGTGCGTCCGGAAGAGGCGCTGCGGCGGCACCCCGCCTCCACCCTGCGCCGCCATGCACAGTAAAAGCGGATGAACTGGTGTGGCAAACGGGAGCCATCGAGCTCCCTTTCTTCACCCTTATTTCTCTGCAGAAAAGTGCCACTCTGCGGCGGTCGATAGCGACACAAATGGCCCGGCAAGCGTGATATTGTGATGACCGATAATGTCAGGCGCTGACAACCGTTCGTTATCCATGGTTGAGTGCGCATCCGAGATCAGCACCGTCCGCCATCCCAGCGCCGATGCCGCACGGCAGGTCGTGTCCACGCAGAATTCGGTTTTCATCCCGGCAATAACCAGCTGTTTTACGCCGGACTGGGCGAGCCGATGCGCAAGATCAGTGTGCTGGAAACAGGAGGGGTACCTTTTAATAAAGACGATATCCCGCTCGCCGTTAACACCCATCTCAGGCAGCAGTTGGGTTAATGGACTTTGTGCTGAGAACGGAGAATCGTCCGGCCCGGTATGGCGGGCAAAGAAGACGGGCACCTCAGCCTGTCTCGCTTTTTCAATCAGCAGGCAAACGTTCGCCAGAAGCGCATCGGCCTGATACGGAGAAACCGGGCCATGGAAAAGCCCCTGCTGCATATCGATAATTAAAAGGGCATGCTCAGATGAAATCATGATGGGTCTCCATTCAGTGTGTCACGAACGGAGAGGTCTCTCCCCGTCCACATTGGCGGGGAGTGAGGATCTGTTTGTCAGGAGCCGGTCACAGATACGCCCACACCACCGCTGGTTACGGTCGTGGTGGTGGTGACGGTGGTGGTAGGCTGAACTGACGTAATCATTATCTGACCTTCACTGATTCCTTACCGATAAAACATAAGCACGATTAAAACGGCTCTTTTCTTATAGCATTGAGCAGATACGGATGGCAATTTATGCGCGATCAACGCAGCCGCTTTGCACAACCATTAACGGCTTAAGATATAAGCGCGAAGGATTTCGCCTGCTGAGAGAATATGTTTCACGGTATACGCCCGCGCCTCCTGTGGATGATTTTGCTGGCAGGCCATCAGGATCTGCTGATGCTCATCCTGGAATTTCAGCGTATCCGACAGCAGTCTGTTCTGAAAAAGCTCATATCTTTCAATCTGCTCGCGCAATTCACCGATCATCTTCAGCAGGCGCTGATTATTACACTTCCCATAAAGCAGTTCATGAAACTCCCGGTTATATCTCCCCTGCTGCTCGGGTTCCGAAGCGCTGCTCAGTAGCTGATGCACCAGCGCTGCCCGGGCAAGCGTTTCCGGGTCCATATTCTCCAGGCTATGAAAAATGGCTTCGCCTTCCAGGAGTGCCCGCAACTGATAAATTTCATCGATATCAGCGGCAGTCAGCGTTTTCACCACCGCGCCACGATTTCTGTAAATCTCAACCAGACCTTCGCGCTCAAGCTGCTGTATCGCTTCTCTCATTGGGATACGGCTGACCGCAAACTGACTGGCCAGGTCCCTCTCAACGAGACGGTCGCCATCTCGCAACGACCCCTTGTTGATTAAGGCTTTTAGCTCACCGGCAAGAATATCGGCGGTCGAACGGGAAGCGGTGTTCATTTGGCTCTCTTTACATCACGCATAAATGGTATACCATTATGCCATTCACGGCGGTGTCATGACAACCTTGCGATTCCAACGGCAGCTTCGCTCAGGCAACGCAATAAAACGGGAAGATGCCTCAGCGATGAAAAGCGCATAAATCCCCCCTCCACAGAGAAAAGGCAAATCTATGCAACATGCTTATACCAGCCATATCACATGGACCGGCAATCAGGGCACGGGTACTTCGGGTTACAAGGCTTATGCCCGGACCTGGGATATCGCGGTAAAGGGAAAAGAACCCATTCATTGTTCAAATGATCCATTACTGGGCGGCGATCCCGGCAAAATGAACCCGGAAGATCTCCTGCTCTCTTCTCTTTCAGCCTGTCACATGCTGTGGTACTTACATCTGGCCTCCGATGCCGGCATTACGGTCATGGAATATCAGGACTCGCCGGTGGCAACGGGTGAAGTATTAAAAGGGGGCGCGGGTCGCTTTATTTCTGCCACCCTCAGGCCGAAAATCACCGTATTACCAGGAACCGATCTCGACGCCGCCACGGCCATTCATCAGCAGATCCATCACGTCTGTTTTATCGCCCGATCGGTCAATTTCCCGGTCAGTTACCAGCCTGAATTTATTATCTTTAACGCAGAGTAACGCGTTTCTGGCGCGGTAATCCGGTGCGCTGGCGCGTTGCCGCACGGACAGATCAGATGGCTCCGCGCGGCTACAGCCACGTGGTGCCATCCATCGGTCTGTCAGCGCCCGGGTTAATCAGGAAGCGTGCGAGGCCTTGCCGGTGGATGCCGCTAAGGCTGACAAAACCTGGGTATGGGCATAGCGTAATACTGATTTTATCTCGTTGGCAGAGATATCTGCCAGGCCAAACCCACGGAGCAAAAAAACGCCTTCCACGGCAAGAAGCGCGTGGCGCACGGTAACGTACTCCCCGCTCACCGAACGAAGCGGATCGAGGAGTGATCGGTAAAGACTTCGGACGGGTTCCAGCATGCCGGGAGCATGAACGAGCGCGGTGATAAGAAACGCCGCCATTTGGGTGGATACGTCCTCTTCCGCCAAAGCCTCTTCGATATGCGCGAGTACGAGTTCGATCGGTCCCACCGGAGCGGCAGGAAGACGCTGCCGGACTGCCTCCTGAAAACGGGCCACTTCACGCTCCAGGACAGCGTGGATCAGACCGTCCTTGGAAGAAAAGGTATACACCAGGCCACCTTTACTGATACCGGCACGCTCGGCGACGGCATCTAGGGTGAATAATCGGCCACCCGACTCAAGAATCAGGCTTTCCGCGGCATCCAACACCTTTTCTTTATCGATCTCTTTTTTACGCGTCACAACTTCCCCTTGTCTTTTTCGACTGATCAGTCGCATAATATTTTCGACTGGCCAGTCAGATTAGCACTGCGACCCGGTAGCAACAAGATTGCTACTGCATTTTTCCACTACAACATATTTATAAGGCAATGAAATGGAAGAATTTGTACCATCTGCAGCCATCGCACATTTTGTCATGAAGGTGAAAGACATTGAGTCGAGTTATGCCTTTTACCAGGGGCTCGGACTACGCGGTATCGACAAATTTCCGGAAATGGCAATCATTGAGCTTCGCGGCGGCACCCATCTCCTGTTAGCCGCGAAAGACGATCCCATGGCGGGTGCGCTTCACGCCAGCCGCGTTGGCCAGCGTCCTGATTTTATTAGCGAAAAGATTGATCTGATGATCGCCGGACACACCAGAGCCGATCTCGAAAAATATCGTGCCGAATTAATGGCTAACGGCTACTCCCCTGCGGATATTGCCGAAGCACCGCTGTATGGCCATGATTACTTCTCAATGCTGGATCCTGATGGCCATGGCGTGAGCGTCTATACCAGCCACTGTGGCGATAAGCCAGTATGAGATAACGTCGGGCGGTGATGGCCCTCCTGTCCTGCTTCCCGCCTGTCGCCATCGTCCGCCCTGCCGTAGCTTACTGCAGCCTGACGCTCGTTAACCGTGCGCCAGAGGCCGGTCTGATGTTGAAAAAGGCGTATCGGGTAGTGGTACCCACCGTCAGACCGTTTTTTTTCCTAACAGGCATATTTCGCTACAGACCGAAGCATCCTGCTTGGGCCGTCAGTAGACTGCGGGGAAATTCACCACGGAGCAGACTGATGATTGCAGTACTTTTTGAGGCCGACGCCTTACCAGAAGCACAGGAAAGATATTTACAGCTTGCGGCCGGGCTGACGCCTTTGCTTTCAGACACGCCGGGGTTTATTGCCATTGAGCGCTTTCAGAGCCTGAGTACGCCCGGCAAAATCCTCTCGCTATCCTGGTGGGAAGATGAAGCATCGGTGGCCAACTGGCAGCAAAATGAGCGGCATCTGGCTGCCCAGCGCGAAGGCAAAGCATCGATTTTTTCATACTACAGAATACGCGTCGCCCGCGTGTTCCGGGATTACGCATCGGATCGGGGAGCACAGTCAGATGTATGACATTCACGTGATTCTCAGCAACACGCCGGGCTCGCTTGGCGCAATGGGTTTGGCGCTGGGTAACAACGGCGTGGGGCTCGAAGGCGGTGGCGTATTCACCACGCCTGATGCCGGACATGCGCATTTTCTGGTGGAAGACGCTGAGAAAGCCCGCAGGGTACTGACCGAGGCCGGCTTTGCCGTCAGCAGTGTATGCCGTCCTCTGATCAGAAAGTTACCTCAGGAACGACCAGGGGAACTGGGCGACATCGCAGACACCCTTGCCCGCAATGGCATTAATATTCTGGTACAGTACAGCGACCACCGTAACCGGCTCATTCTCATTACCGATGATGACACCCGGGCAGCGGAAGTGACCAAAAAATGGGCCATACTTTCTGAATGAATCTCCTGAAAACGCAGCAAGACAGTGAGCCAGAGGAGGCGCTGGAAACCGCTATGGCGATGGTGGCCTCCGCCCTCTCTGACCCCTCAAGGGTCAGTATTCTGTGCGCGCTGATGGATGGGCGCGCATGGACGGCAACCGAACTCAGTACGGTTGCCGAGGTGTCTGCCTCCACCACCAGCGGGCATCTTGCCCGACTGCTCAGCAACGGGCTGGTGGTGTGTCTCGCGCAGGGGCGTCACCGCTATTACCGCCTGGCGGGCGCGCATATCGCCGCGCTGCTGGAAAACCTGATGGGCGTCTCTATGCAAGCGCATAAGACGCTTCTCCCCAGCACGCCAGTTAATCTTCGTTACGCTCGCACCTGCTACGACCATTTGGCGGGCGAGTTGGCGGTGAATATTTATGAGTATATGCTGCGGGAAAAATGGCTGGTGGCCGATGGACTGGCCTTGACATCAGCCGGTAAAGCCCAGCTTGAACGCCTTGGCGCAGTACTGAACACCCGCCCGCGACGTAAGCCTTGCTGTCCCTGTCTTGACTGGAGCGAAAGACGTTTTCATCTGGGAGGTGACGCCGGTTCGTCGCTGATGGCACTGTTTGAGCAGAAGGGATGGATAACCCGCACGCCGGGATATCGGGAAGTGCAAGTGACGGATAGCGGCAGAGCGGCGCTGTCCCGGCTGTTTAATCTGAAGGTGAGCGGATAGCCTGAGTTTAGGCTACATCACATTCTCGCCGAACGGCGCCGGTTTAAGCCGGTCGGGCCATCAGTAAGCCCCCTGGCGTTCAATCCATACCCACTTGCGATCTCGCGGTAAACTGAGCTATCCCTGTCACGAGGCGCATGGCTTTGATGGACATTGTGTTGCGGGAAATCGGCCATGGCACCGCACAGCGAGCGTCCGGCAAAATAACGGCCTGAATGCGATAAAAAGCGGGAGCCCATAGGCTACCCTTTTACTTAATCCACCAAGGGGATTACATGTTCGCGATAATCGCGTCGCCAAACTCGCTACATTTCAGCAGTTTAGCGCCTTCCATCAGACGTTCGAAGTCATAGGTCACGGTCTTGGCGGCGATAGCGCCTTCCATGCCTTTGACGATCAGGTCTGCGGTTTCGAACCACTGCATGTGGCGCAGCAGTACATAACAAAAGAACCATTAATCTATTGAATAATATAACTTTACTACCTTTTTACTTAACAATGTATACCCTAACTCAACAAGATTAACTTACTGAATATCCGAAATATCTTGTTTGTTTTGGGGAAATGTTTATCGTGGATGAATATTGAACTAAAGCTAAAATCTCCCCAAAAAATATGAATTGGAGGGTTTATTTTGAAAGCAAATGCAAATTCTATCCAGGATTATCTCCTCGCAACTCTTGAGAATGCTCAAGATCATTTCACTACCCCTCCCCAATTGATGTATATGGTTTACAATATGGATGAAATATTTCAGAATGAGATCCTATCTAAGGAATTAGAAATGCACTCGGCTGCTGGTTTTCTTGCTTTAAACTCCTATGTAATGTTATTAGCCGCGGTACGATAAGCCTTATCTGGCCATATAGTCTCTGTTTTCCCTATATTACGTACAGCTCTTGAATTTTCTTGTTATGCTTTCCTAATAGCTAATGATAATAGTAAGGGTCTGATTTGGTTGAATAGGCATAAGTCTCAATCCATGTTAGATAAATGCCGTAATACTTTTAGTGTAAACAAGGCAGTTAATGGATTAAAAGATAAGTCATCTGAGATGGCTGAATATGTTAAAGCCCACTATAATGCCTGTATCGATTTCGGTGCCCACCCAAACGAGAAATCCATATTTAACCATTTAACAAAAATTGATTCGCCCAATGATATGTTCGATGCATGGGAACTTACTGGTGTTTATGGCCTAATAGTTGGTATGTAAACCATACCCTACTTGCTTGCGTTGAGGTAGGCCAGGCAATTGCATTTCTTATCGCAGCTTCTTCCGAGAACCATCCGTTACTCAATGAACGACTAGATGTTTTTCAAAATTGGATGGCTGAAAAAAACAGAATGGCTGAAGAAATAAATGGCGAGCCCATTGATTACACAGGTCCTATGTACTCTTCAGTTGTGCCACCAACTACCCAAGATCATTAGATTTAAGGTGTTAGCAAAGCATTTCAACTATGTCATTGTAAACATACCCCCTAATGTTACCTGCTATTATGGGTGTCGGAGGTCGGAGGTTAAATCCCTCTAGTTCCGACCAATAAACCCAGAAAAAACCAGCATGTTAAAGGCTGGTTTTTCTGCCTACTCATTTTAGCTTTACCCCGCAGGCACATCTCGTCGTAAATATTACGCATTCGCTTATTTCCGATTTTCCGCACTGCGCGGACATGTAAAGCTTCGATCTCAACTGAGGTGGACCGATTTTACAATTAGCATTTTCGCGCGAATAGTTGAATTTATTCTTCTTCTGGATGTTCGGTATTTTCCCATGCTGCACCTTCAGGCCAAGCATGTACTCCACGGAGCGATTGAGAATTGAAGATTAACTGGGTGACATCTTTTCTGGAATAATGCCCGACTGGATCTGCAGAAATTTTGGCCATGTCACTCAACGCCAAATCAACATCAGCGAACAGTAATCCTTCTTCATTTTCACCCAGCGGAGTGCCCAATTGAGAACCATCTGGCCCGAATATACGCGCCCAGCCGCCTCCTGCTTTCAATAGCTGTTGGCGTTCTTCGGTATCACACATCAAATCTATCATATCCTGACTGACAATCGCGCAAGGCGCAATGACATAGCACTGACCTTCAACCGCATAGGTTCTTGATATCGCAATATTGACCTCACCGCTAACCGCATGAGCGATATCTTTGTAGAGTGAAAAACTCGGCCAGGCGCCAATGTGTAACTGTTCATGTTGGCTGTACATGGCATATTTTGCCAGGGGCTGTAAATGCTCCCAGCAACATAAAGCACCGACTTTTCCCAGAGACGTATTATGTACAGCAATATCGCTACCATCACCCTCGCCAAACACAGTACGCTCCATCATGGAAGGCTTTAGCTTCCGACGCGTAGCGATGGTTTTTCCCTCATCGGTAATAATGGCCTGTGAAATATACAGGCTACCAGCATCCCTTTCGGTAAAACCCATGATCACATGAATTTGATATTCCGCAGCGGCGCGCTCAAGACGTTGATATTGTTCGCTGCCAATAACCAATGCATGCTGACGATATTTAGCGAGAAATGGCATTGCCCACGCGGTTGCCCCTAACCAGACAAACCATGGATAACCCGGCAAGAAATTTTCCGGAAAGGCGATGAGTTTTGCACCGGCCTGCGCGGCCTGCGCAATCAGGCGAATTGACTTTTCAATACTAGCATCAAGATCCATAAAAATCGGTGCGGCCTGCACCGCAGCCACAGTATATCTGGTTACTACTTCAGCCATAAATCACCTCAATCTCTTTTAGATGTTTAACTTATCATCGGATATATTGTTTACTATTGCTGCGCCGCGTTTACTGTATAAATTGATTCTGTTTCCCAACTAAATGGATAATCACCTGGCAATTACCAGAACCAAGGCGATACTAAAAACAGACAACAGAGTAGAGATTAAAACGACCTCAGACGACGTTTTTTTTCCCCGCTGATAATAGTCTGCTAGCATGAAAGGCCCGGTGCCGGTTGGTAATGCAGCCAGTAGTACTGCTGTTTGAGCAACCAACGGGTCTAACCCAAACAATTTGTAGGCAAGAAACCAAGCTAACATAGGCTGCAATATTAGTTTGCAGCCAATAAGAAATCTCGAAATTGTGGGCTGTGGTTCTGAGGATTTTTGCCTAACGGCTAAACACAAGCCCAGAGTAATGAGTGCGCAGGGAGAGGCAGCGGCACTAAGCATATTAAGAAAGTTTTTGATAGGTTCTGGAACTGTGATGGCAAACAAGGAAAATGGAATTGCAGCCATGGGGGCAATCAACAATGGGTTTCGGATCAAGGATTTCGTAACTTTGGTAAACATACTTCCCGAAGTCTGGCCCACGTTTTGGCCGATTTCTATAAGAATAATCGCTATAGCGAAAAATACGCATATTGTCATAACGGCAGCAATTGTGGTGGGCAGTAAGGACTGAGGCCCCAGAATCAACAGTGCCATGGGAAATCCCATGAATCCCACGTTGGGATAACTCGCGTTCAATCCTTCAATCACAGCATCAGTCAGGTTCTGGCCGTTTTTAAATACTGAAATGCTAACGACCAGAGCCATGGTGATCAATCCAGTAAGACCAAATACAGCAATGAAGTCCAGTTGCCAAAGTTCTGACCACTTTGCCTTAGCCACAATATCGAAGAGCATGGCTGGCATCGCTAGCCAGATGACGAAACGGTTAAGTTCACCACCTGCATTAGGCCCAAGGATCTGCGTTTTTCCAGCGCTCCACCCTGCTAAAATCAAACCGAAAATTGGCACTATCGCCAGTAATGAAGACAACACGGACGAAATCATTTGATTTCCTACCCCAGGAACGATGTAAATGTGGGATTCTCTATTAAATGAATTACCTTTGCTGTTCCACATTTCCCCACGATTATGACTTATTGTCCTGATGCCCGATCAGACAGGCTTTTTAAGCCTGTCTGAAAAGAGGACATTAACGACTGACCGGGCTATCACCGAAGGTTTTGGTCGCCATCTCTACCGACTGCGTGAGTGGCAGGTGCGCTGACGAGTCTCCTGCCGCAACCCGGTAATTTCCAGAAGAAATTTTCCAACCACCATCGGGTACGGAGTAATTCGCTAACAAACGCGGATCCACTTGGATACTCACCCGTTGTGACTCACCCGGCTGCAATGCGACTTTCTGCCAACCCAACAGACGTGCCATTTGTTTACCATTAACCGCAGTAAGATAAACTTGAGGAACGGCTTTACCCGCTATTCTTCCTGCGTTGGTCACAGCGACACTGACCACTAACGGCTCATGTTGTTCAATGCGAAGATCACGGTAGGTAAATTGGGTGTAAGAGAGCCCAAATCCGAACGGGAACAAAGGTGACTCTTTCTGACGAGTGAACCATTTATAGCCAACGTCCGCACCTTCACGGTTATAGTCCACATCGACTTTAGCCGCATCCGTGCCAAATCCAGCGATCTCCTGACGAGGCAATTGCTGCAGGCTTTTCGGGAAGGTAATAGGTAAATGACCTGAAGGATTCACCTCTCCCGTTAGCACCCGGGCGATAGCTTCCCCGCCGGCAGAACCGGGATACCAGGCTTCCAGCACCGCAGCCGTTTTATCCAACCAGGGCATCAGAACCGGGCCTCCTGTTTCTAACACCACCACGGTGTGTGGATTGACATGAGCAACGCTGTCTATAAGTGCATCCTGGCCTTCTGGCAGACTCAGATCATAGGCGTCATAGCTTTCCATCATCCACTGTGTGGCAAACACGATAACCACATCAGCATCACGGGCGAGTGCAGCTGCTTCCGCCGGGTTGCGTCCGTCATTGAAGGTTATTTTGCTGTCTGGAAGTGCCTTTTTGAGCGCGTCAAGAGGAGACGATTTCAAATAAACCTGATTGCGTAATTCGGCCATCATGCCCCCCCCGCCGGTATGAATAGAGAGTGCCGGGCCCCCGACCGGAATAACCTGTGCAGACCCCGCACCTGAAATTACCCCGGCATCAGCATGTCCCCCTATCACCAGAATATGACGAGGGATATGGTTTAACGGCAGGACATTTCGCTCATTACGCAGCAGTACCATGCCCTCTTCTGCCGCATGACGTACCTGTTGCTTATGAGATTCATAATCAACAAGCGACTTTATCGGCGGATGTTCAAATAACCCTACGTCGAACATAGAGCGAAGAATGCGCCGGTTCATATCATCCAGCCGCACTCGATACTGTTCAGTGGTCTGAGCTTTATCCCGTAGCAACTTGTCAAAAAAGACATTTCCGAACAACAGATTGTCAACCTGGCTCCCCATCTCAATATCTAAGCCGGTTAACGCAGCAGCGGTGTCATGTACTGCTCCCCAGTCTGACATCACAAATCCTCTATATCCCCATTTATCTTTAAGGGTCTTCTGCAATAAGTCTGGATTTTCACAGGCGTATATTCCGTTCACCCGATTATATCCACACATCACCGCGCCAGGCTGACCTTGTTCGATGGCAATCTGAAACGCCAAAAGGTCGCTTTCGTGCATGGCCGGCTCAGAGATATTTGCAATCATGCCGAAGCGAGCTGACTCCTGATCGTTCATCGCAAAGTGCTTAATCGTAGACATCACGTGCTGGCTCTGAATCCCTTTGATACTCTGCCCAACCATGATACCGGCCAGCAAAGGATCTTCGCCGTAATATTCAAAATTCCTGCCATTGCGTGGATCGCGCGCCAGATTGATACCACCTGCTAGCAGAACATTGAAACCTTTCCTCCATGCCTCATCGCCGATTAATTGCCCGTCCTTGTAGTTAAGTACCGGATCCCAGCTTGCTGCGCTGGAAAGACCGGCGGGCAGCGCCGTGGCACCATCACCAGGACGAACATTCGCCGGGTTGGCTACGCCGAGGCTAGCGTCGGTTACCTGCCATGCAGGAATGCCATATTTTTTTTCCTCGGGGACATAACCTGCAGAGCCGATCGCACCAGCCGGAACG
This window encodes:
- a CDS encoding AEC family transporter, with the protein product MWNSKGNSFNRESHIYIVPGVGNQMISSVLSSLLAIVPIFGLILAGWSAGKTQILGPNAGGELNRFVIWLAMPAMLFDIVAKAKWSELWQLDFIAVFGLTGLITMALVVSISVFKNGQNLTDAVIEGLNASYPNVGFMGFPMALLILGPQSLLPTTIAAVMTICVFFAIAIILIEIGQNVGQTSGSMFTKVTKSLIRNPLLIAPMAAIPFSLFAITVPEPIKNFLNMLSAAASPCALITLGLCLAVRQKSSEPQPTISRFLIGCKLILQPMLAWFLAYKLFGLDPLVAQTAVLLAALPTGTGPFMLADYYQRGKKTSSEVVLISTLLSVFSIALVLVIAR
- a CDS encoding beta-glucosidase family protein gives rise to the protein MLTMKNVALGMSIALASSVSHAATLPAWQDETLSPDQRASALTQAMTLDEKIRRVHSEMAMPVFGISVPAGAIGSAGYVPEEKKYGIPAWQVTDASLGVANPANVRPGDGATALPAGLSSAASWDPVLNYKDGQLIGDEAWRKGFNVLLAGGINLARDPRNGRNFEYYGEDPLLAGIMVGQSIKGIQSQHVMSTIKHFAMNDQESARFGMIANISEPAMHESDLLAFQIAIEQGQPGAVMCGYNRVNGIYACENPDLLQKTLKDKWGYRGFVMSDWGAVHDTAAALTGLDIEMGSQVDNLLFGNVFFDKLLRDKAQTTEQYRVRLDDMNRRILRSMFDVGLFEHPPIKSLVDYESHKQQVRHAAEEGMVLLRNERNVLPLNHIPRHILVIGGHADAGVISGAGSAQVIPVGGPALSIHTGGGGMMAELRNQVYLKSSPLDALKKALPDSKITFNDGRNPAEAAALARDADVVIVFATQWMMESYDAYDLSLPEGQDALIDSVAHVNPHTVVVLETGGPVLMPWLDKTAAVLEAWYPGSAGGEAIARVLTGEVNPSGHLPITFPKSLQQLPRQEIAGFGTDAAKVDVDYNREGADVGYKWFTRQKESPLFPFGFGLSYTQFTYRDLRIEQHEPLVVSVAVTNAGRIAGKAVPQVYLTAVNGKQMARLLGWQKVALQPGESQRVSIQVDPRLLANYSVPDGGWKISSGNYRVAAGDSSAHLPLTQSVEMATKTFGDSPVSR